Proteins from a genomic interval of Gossypium hirsutum isolate 1008001.06 chromosome A09, Gossypium_hirsutum_v2.1, whole genome shotgun sequence:
- the LOC107933623 gene encoding snakin-2 isoform X2 codes for MAVRMLLGLGVLLLCLAKVSSDLKAEEVITNVGSLVTRGGNRRLMLEIDCGGLCKKRCSQHSRPNRCNRACGTCCLRCKCVPPGTSGNREVCGTCYTGMTTHGNVAKCP; via the exons ATGGCAGTCCGTATGCTTCTTGGGTTAGGTGTCCTGCTACTCTGCCTTGCAAAG GTTTCATCTGATCTGAAGGCAGAAGAAGTTATAACCAAT GTGGGTTCTTTGGTTACCAGAGGCGGAAACAGAAGACTGATGCTAGAGATTG ATTGTGGAGGATTATGCAAGAAAAGATGCAGTCAACACTCGAGGCCAAACAGATGCAACAGGGCGTGTGGGACTTGCTGCTTGAGGTGCAAGTGCGTGCCACCGGGGACTTCAGGGAACAGGGAGGTCTGCGGGACCTGCTATACTGGCATGACCACCCATGGAAACGTTGCCAAGTGCCCTTAA
- the LOC107933623 gene encoding snakin-2 isoform X1, producing the protein MAVRMLLGLGVLLLCLAKVSSDLKAEEVITNVGEVGSLVTRGGNRRLMLEIDCGGLCKKRCSQHSRPNRCNRACGTCCLRCKCVPPGTSGNREVCGTCYTGMTTHGNVAKCP; encoded by the exons ATGGCAGTCCGTATGCTTCTTGGGTTAGGTGTCCTGCTACTCTGCCTTGCAAAG GTTTCATCTGATCTGAAGGCAGAAGAAGTTATAACCAATGTCGGTGAG GTGGGTTCTTTGGTTACCAGAGGCGGAAACAGAAGACTGATGCTAGAGATTG ATTGTGGAGGATTATGCAAGAAAAGATGCAGTCAACACTCGAGGCCAAACAGATGCAACAGGGCGTGTGGGACTTGCTGCTTGAGGTGCAAGTGCGTGCCACCGGGGACTTCAGGGAACAGGGAGGTCTGCGGGACCTGCTATACTGGCATGACCACCCATGGAAACGTTGCCAAGTGCCCTTAA